The Roseovarius sp. THAF27 genome includes a window with the following:
- a CDS encoding mobilization protein produces MAETELERAEKRYVQAKARLQALKNRENTRQRKLDTRRKVILGGALLDLAERDSGAAAMLDRLIRNLPREQDRKAFADWVQPSGSPSPAPSGSDPEKPS; encoded by the coding sequence TTGGCAGAAACCGAACTCGAACGGGCCGAGAAACGATACGTTCAAGCCAAGGCCCGGCTCCAAGCGCTGAAGAACCGGGAAAACACCAGACAGCGCAAACTCGACACGCGGCGCAAGGTGATCCTGGGCGGAGCGCTCCTCGATCTGGCGGAACGGGATTCCGGGGCCGCTGCGATGCTCGATCGGCTGATCCGCAACCTGCCCCGCGAACAGGATCGCAAGGCCTTCGCCGACTGGGTGCAGCCCTCCGGGTCGCCCTCCCCTGCCCCGTCCGGCTCTGATCCGGAAAAGCCGTCCTGA
- a CDS encoding gamma carbonic anhydrase family protein yields the protein MTTHLFTLDNIGPRGPTTGEAFVAPTAVLIGDVQIEADVSIWFGAILRADDATIYLGTGSNVQDNCVLHVDPGFPIHIGVNCTIGHRAMIHGCTIGDGTLIGMGATILNGAKIGKNCLIGAGALVTEGKEIPDNTLVVGSPGRAVRKIDADGVADLEKAAELYRLRWRRFAGGLQSATLPVGITTLKGL from the coding sequence ATGACCACACATTTATTCACTTTGGACAACATCGGCCCGCGTGGCCCCACCACGGGCGAAGCCTTCGTCGCGCCCACGGCTGTGCTAATCGGCGATGTGCAGATCGAGGCCGACGTTAGCATCTGGTTTGGTGCCATCCTGCGCGCCGACGATGCCACTATCTATTTGGGCACAGGGTCGAATGTTCAGGACAACTGCGTGCTGCATGTCGATCCCGGCTTCCCCATCCATATTGGTGTCAACTGCACCATCGGGCATCGCGCGATGATCCACGGCTGCACCATCGGTGACGGCACGTTGATAGGCATGGGCGCGACCATCCTCAATGGTGCCAAGATTGGCAAAAACTGCCTAATTGGCGCAGGCGCGCTGGTCACCGAAGGCAAAGAGATCCCCGACAACACTCTGGTCGTTGGAAGCCCTGGCCGCGCGGTTCGTAAGATCGATGCAGATGGTGTGGCTGATTTGGAAAAAGCTGCGGAACTTTATCGTCTCCGCTGGCGCCGCTTTGCTGGGGGGCTCCAATCCGCCACCCTGCCCGTCGGCATCACCACCTTGAAAGGTCTTTGA
- a CDS encoding ParA family protein → MYVITFANPKGGSGKTTSAMLLAEQIAISGGRVAILDLDPNANILAWAQTREAEGRDVPFTVHARPQAEETVELIDNLSDEADYLIIDLEGSKDQIVTFALSRTDLCIIPLDGSPMEARQAAQAVRLVQTTANMIRAQINYALLFTRTNAAFQTTDERDVRQEMELNNIPTLPVRIAKRAPYTRIFRDGVLLSELPDIVTQEMQGKTASVSDKAMKQVTGAIENARDYAQTVIATLTKEQVA, encoded by the coding sequence ATGTATGTAATCACCTTCGCAAACCCGAAAGGCGGCTCGGGGAAAACTACGTCCGCCATGCTCTTGGCTGAACAGATCGCTATTTCTGGCGGTCGCGTAGCGATTCTCGATCTGGACCCAAACGCCAACATCCTTGCATGGGCCCAGACGCGCGAAGCCGAGGGTAGAGACGTTCCTTTCACAGTTCATGCGCGACCGCAGGCCGAAGAGACGGTCGAGCTCATCGACAACCTATCCGACGAGGCTGACTATCTCATTATCGACCTTGAAGGGTCGAAGGATCAGATCGTCACTTTCGCGCTATCGCGGACAGATTTGTGCATCATCCCGCTCGATGGCTCGCCTATGGAAGCCCGGCAAGCCGCGCAAGCGGTTCGCTTGGTACAAACCACAGCAAACATGATCCGCGCGCAAATCAACTACGCTCTCTTGTTCACTCGCACCAACGCCGCGTTCCAGACCACGGATGAGCGCGACGTGCGGCAAGAAATGGAGCTCAACAACATCCCGACGCTACCCGTTCGGATCGCCAAGCGCGCGCCTTACACCCGCATCTTCCGGGACGGTGTGCTCTTGTCAGAGCTGCCTGACATCGTGACGCAAGAAATGCAGGGCAAAACCGCGTCTGTATCCGACAAGGCCATGAAGCAGGTGACCGGAGCCATCGAGAATGCCCGCGACTACGCACAAACCGTCATTGCAACCCTTACCAAGGAGCAAGTGGCATGA
- the mobQ gene encoding MobQ family relaxase produces the protein MASYHLSVKTIKRSAGRSATAAAAYRVGERIECQREGRVHDYTRKQGIEETFILAPKDAPDWASDRSRLWNEVEASETRRNSVTAREWELALPSEISAEDRSQITRDFAQELVSRYGVAVDVAIHAPHREGDQRNHHAHVLTSTRKLEAGGFTTKTRVLDSAKTGGVEIEQMRGLWAELQNRALERVGEVERVDHRSLEKQREAALNRGDKLTAEELDRDPELKLGPAANSMERRAKVMAERQGREYVPVTERGAVVHAARQARAAFREMRERLDIARETYGIEREAGQGRVSAGLAALRAATAKDRDGRTSDDIRERLSQVVGRSRDQDDTPKPEGRNYARERLKEIMEKDAGRDGQAAVHKLDGYSENDLGEEAARPSRTPAQRQRQGRSEDIEREHRKPSVNERLKDVLNKPRERLEPDNDREQERDDDENENTRDRDRGEGHSL, from the coding sequence ATGGCCAGCTACCACCTCTCCGTGAAGACGATCAAACGCAGCGCCGGGCGCTCCGCCACGGCGGCGGCAGCCTACCGTGTCGGAGAGCGCATCGAGTGTCAGCGCGAAGGCCGTGTCCACGATTACACCCGCAAGCAGGGCATCGAGGAGACCTTCATCCTGGCACCGAAGGACGCGCCGGACTGGGCCTCGGACCGGTCCCGCCTCTGGAACGAGGTCGAGGCCAGCGAGACCCGCCGCAACTCCGTCACCGCCCGCGAGTGGGAGCTGGCCCTGCCGTCCGAGATCAGCGCCGAGGACCGCTCTCAGATTACCCGCGACTTCGCCCAAGAGCTGGTGAGCCGCTACGGCGTGGCCGTCGATGTGGCGATCCATGCGCCGCACCGCGAAGGCGATCAGCGCAACCACCATGCTCACGTCCTGACCTCCACCCGCAAGCTCGAAGCCGGGGGCTTCACCACCAAAACCCGCGTGCTCGATTCCGCGAAGACCGGCGGCGTCGAGATCGAGCAGATGCGCGGCCTTTGGGCCGAGTTGCAGAACCGCGCGCTGGAGCGTGTCGGGGAAGTTGAGCGCGTCGATCACCGGTCGCTTGAGAAGCAGCGCGAGGCCGCGCTGAATCGAGGCGACAAGCTGACGGCCGAGGAGCTGGACCGCGACCCCGAGCTGAAGCTGGGGCCAGCGGCCAATTCCATGGAGCGGCGCGCCAAGGTGATGGCCGAGCGTCAGGGCCGGGAATACGTCCCCGTCACCGAGCGCGGGGCCGTGGTCCATGCCGCCCGCCAGGCCCGCGCCGCCTTCCGCGAAATGCGTGAGCGGCTGGATATCGCGCGGGAGACCTACGGCATCGAGCGCGAGGCGGGGCAGGGCCGCGTCTCTGCCGGTCTGGCGGCCCTGAGGGCCGCAACCGCGAAAGACCGCGACGGGCGCACGTCAGATGATATCCGGGAGCGGTTGTCGCAGGTTGTGGGCCGGTCCCGGGACCAGGACGACACGCCGAAGCCGGAAGGTCGCAATTACGCGCGCGAGCGGCTGAAGGAGATCATGGAGAAGGACGCCGGGCGCGACGGCCAGGCTGCGGTTCACAAGCTGGACGGGTACAGCGAAAATGACCTCGGCGAGGAGGCCGCGAGACCGTCGCGGACCCCGGCCCAGCGTCAAAGGCAGGGCCGTTCCGAGGACATCGAGCGCGAGCATCGCAAGCCGTCCGTCAATGAACGGCTAAAGGACGTTTTGAACAAGCCGCGCGAGCGGCTGGAACCGGACAACGACCGCGAGCAGGAGCGCGATGATGACGAAAACGAAAACACGCGGGACAGGGATCGTGGCGAAGGCCACAGCCTGTGA
- a CDS encoding replication initiator protein A yields the protein MVCEITKDGDRSPLLPDRQEQGDFFVCDIFDAAPKGDMASMAHPIFSLSTKPDYRVRRYEDGTGRNYLEVKPSSDGLATIHDRDVLIYCISQIMAAINKGQKVSKIVRLKAFDLLKATNRPSDGRGYSGLRSALARLQGTQVETNIVTGDVEQLDIFSIIDRARIVRETRDGRMQEIEVQLSDWVFNAIQAHEVLTLHRNYFRLRKPLERRIYEIARKHCGSKKEWKISLSALQDKCGSASTSREFKRLVGNIVAQDEAYNHMPDYSVRLDENMVVFVNRHAEKPQALAVPSGAIRLSPDVYQEARKVAPGWDIYTLEQEWREWMADGGLDAPANPDRAFLGFCRKIFEKRGNP from the coding sequence ATGGTGTGTGAAATCACGAAAGACGGCGACCGCTCTCCCTTGCTGCCAGATCGGCAGGAACAAGGCGACTTTTTTGTATGCGATATCTTTGATGCCGCACCCAAGGGCGACATGGCTTCGATGGCGCATCCGATTTTCTCGCTTTCTACAAAACCAGATTACCGAGTGCGGCGATACGAAGATGGGACGGGGCGAAACTATCTCGAAGTGAAACCTTCGTCCGATGGTCTGGCCACGATCCACGATCGCGATGTGCTGATCTACTGCATCAGTCAAATTATGGCAGCTATCAACAAAGGTCAGAAGGTTTCAAAAATCGTTCGCCTGAAGGCGTTCGACCTTCTGAAAGCAACGAACCGGCCATCGGATGGGCGTGGATATAGCGGCCTTCGAAGCGCCCTCGCCCGGCTGCAAGGGACACAGGTTGAGACGAACATCGTGACCGGCGATGTCGAGCAATTGGATATTTTCAGCATCATCGACCGCGCTCGCATCGTACGTGAAACCCGCGATGGTCGGATGCAGGAGATCGAGGTGCAGCTCTCAGATTGGGTGTTCAACGCGATCCAAGCGCATGAAGTTTTGACCCTCCACCGGAACTATTTCCGGCTGCGTAAGCCATTAGAGCGGCGCATCTATGAGATCGCTCGCAAGCACTGTGGCTCGAAGAAAGAGTGGAAAATCAGTCTTTCTGCTTTGCAAGACAAGTGCGGATCGGCTTCGACCTCTCGCGAGTTTAAGCGGCTGGTCGGCAACATTGTCGCTCAAGATGAGGCGTACAATCATATGCCGGACTATTCAGTCCGGTTAGACGAAAACATGGTCGTATTTGTAAACCGTCACGCGGAAAAGCCGCAAGCTCTGGCGGTTCCATCCGGGGCGATCCGTTTGAGCCCTGACGTTTATCAGGAAGCCCGTAAGGTTGCGCCGGGATGGGATATCTACACGCTAGAGCAAGAATGGCGCGAATGGATGGCCGACGGTGGCCTCGATGCACCGGCCAACCCGGACAGGGCATTCTTAGGGTTCTGCCGGAAAATCTTTGAGAAACGCGGCAACCCTTAG
- a CDS encoding Txe/YoeB family addiction module toxin, translating to MKLVFSDQAWEDYQYWVNTNDKVRDRINDLIKQCKRTPFKGTGKPEPLKGDLTGWWSRRISKEDRMVYRVSGAGDGQSLEIAQLRFHY from the coding sequence GTGAAGCTGGTTTTTTCCGATCAGGCCTGGGAAGACTATCAATACTGGGTCAACACCAACGACAAGGTACGCGACCGGATCAACGATCTGATCAAGCAGTGCAAGCGGACCCCCTTCAAGGGAACCGGCAAGCCGGAACCTTTGAAGGGCGATTTGACCGGCTGGTGGTCACGGCGGATTTCTAAGGAAGATCGAATGGTCTACCGGGTCAGTGGAGCTGGCGATGGCCAAAGCCTAGAGATTGCGCAACTGCGGTTCCATTACTGA
- a CDS encoding type IV secretory system conjugative DNA transfer family protein gives MRGVMRVFGGLFRFFGRLIFTPILLGWMIGAVLFGAMIGALVATPFVFAFFDQPPGESAWQWLVFGPFIFVGGVFGFQYWRMASGADAFFGLTGDSHGSARFANRKELKKLQREDGLLIGRNPHTGRLLRYDGPAHLITLAPTRAGKGVGTVIPNLLAAERSVLVIDPKGENARIAGEARRRFGTVHVLDPFEVSGMPSAAYNPLDRLTPDSLDLGEDAASLTEALVMDPPGQVSEAHWNEEAKAILGGLIMFCVCHEDRNRRTLATVREYLTLPPEKLRALLELMQDSDAAGGLIARAANRFLGKADREAASVLSNAQRHTHFLDSPRIAKVLSRSDFHFSDLRHRITSVFLVLPPNRMDAYSRWLRLLVSQALQDIARDAEASVRPLSGPADAQGGTQRLKTPTLFLLDEFAALGRLEAVERAMGLMAGYGLQLWPILQDMSQLKDLYGERAGTFIANAGVQQVFGVNDFETAKWLSQMIGQETAGFQTDSFKPGDGPSFSNNLTGRDLLTPDEIMQLPPDRQLLRVQGQATAVAQKLRYYADPEFKGLFVPQDQ, from the coding sequence ATGCGGGGCGTGATGCGCGTCTTCGGAGGGCTGTTCCGGTTCTTCGGTCGATTGATCTTCACGCCCATCCTGTTGGGCTGGATGATCGGCGCTGTCCTGTTCGGCGCGATGATTGGGGCACTTGTCGCCACGCCGTTCGTCTTCGCCTTCTTTGACCAGCCGCCCGGAGAAAGCGCATGGCAGTGGCTGGTCTTCGGGCCGTTCATTTTTGTTGGTGGCGTCTTCGGATTCCAGTATTGGCGCATGGCCTCTGGCGCGGACGCCTTCTTCGGGCTGACCGGCGACAGCCACGGCTCCGCCCGCTTCGCCAACCGCAAGGAGCTGAAGAAACTCCAGCGGGAAGACGGCCTTCTGATCGGGCGCAACCCGCACACCGGACGGCTGCTGCGCTATGACGGTCCGGCCCATCTGATCACCCTCGCCCCGACACGGGCCGGGAAAGGCGTCGGCACCGTCATCCCGAACCTGCTGGCGGCGGAACGCTCGGTCCTGGTCATCGACCCCAAGGGTGAGAATGCTCGGATCGCCGGGGAAGCCCGGCGGCGGTTCGGAACGGTCCACGTCCTCGATCCGTTTGAGGTCTCCGGGATGCCCTCTGCCGCCTACAATCCGCTCGACCGGCTGACACCGGACAGCCTCGATCTGGGCGAGGATGCGGCCTCCCTGACAGAGGCGCTGGTCATGGACCCGCCGGGACAGGTTTCGGAAGCGCATTGGAACGAGGAGGCCAAGGCCATCCTCGGCGGCCTGATCATGTTCTGCGTCTGCCACGAGGACCGCAACCGCCGGACGCTTGCCACCGTCCGGGAATATCTCACCCTGCCCCCGGAAAAGCTGCGCGCGCTGCTGGAGCTGATGCAGGACAGCGATGCGGCGGGCGGGCTGATCGCCCGCGCCGCCAACCGCTTCCTCGGCAAGGCGGATCGGGAAGCCGCCTCGGTGCTATCCAACGCACAACGCCACACGCATTTCCTGGACAGTCCGCGCATTGCCAAAGTCCTGTCGCGGTCGGATTTCCACTTCTCCGATCTGCGCCACCGGATCACATCCGTGTTTCTGGTGCTGCCCCCGAACCGGATGGACGCCTACAGCCGCTGGCTGCGCCTTCTGGTGTCTCAGGCCCTTCAGGACATCGCGCGGGACGCTGAGGCGTCCGTGAGGCCCCTGAGCGGTCCCGCAGACGCTCAGGGGGGCACACAGCGCCTCAAGACGCCCACGTTGTTCCTCTTGGACGAGTTTGCCGCCCTGGGCCGTCTGGAGGCCGTAGAACGCGCCATGGGGCTGATGGCAGGCTACGGGCTGCAACTCTGGCCGATTCTGCAAGATATGAGCCAGCTCAAGGACCTCTATGGCGAACGCGCGGGCACCTTCATTGCCAATGCCGGGGTGCAGCAGGTCTTCGGGGTGAATGATTTCGAGACGGCCAAGTGGCTGAGCCAGATGATCGGCCAGGAAACCGCCGGGTTCCAGACTGATAGCTTCAAGCCCGGTGATGGCCCCAGCTTCTCAAATAACCTCACGGGCCGTGATCTGCTGACCCCCGATGAAATCATGCAGCTCCCACCGGATCGCCAGCTCCTGCGCGTCCAAGGGCAAGCCACAGCCGTCGCGCAAAAGCTGCGCTATTACGCCGATCCCGAGTTCAAGGGGCTGTTCGTCCCGCAGGACCAGTAA
- a CDS encoding type II toxin-antitoxin system Phd/YefM family antitoxin: protein MDVMTYSDARAQLKGVMDRAIHDKQEVVVTRKKGESVVVVSLDTWNAVNETLHLLSTPKNASRLRASIAQLDAGTGEERELTE from the coding sequence ATGGATGTTATGACCTACTCAGACGCACGAGCTCAACTGAAGGGCGTCATGGATCGAGCGATCCACGACAAGCAGGAAGTTGTCGTGACGCGCAAGAAGGGCGAGTCCGTTGTGGTCGTGTCCTTGGACACTTGGAACGCCGTCAACGAGACGTTGCACCTCTTGTCCACACCGAAAAACGCATCCCGCTTGCGCGCGTCGATCGCGCAACTCGATGCTGGAACTGGCGAAGAGCGTGAGCTGACCGAGTGA